In Puntigrus tetrazona isolate hp1 chromosome 23, ASM1883169v1, whole genome shotgun sequence, the DNA window TTCTATGATGGTAATTTGGTGAAAAATATTGTTACCATGGCAATGGCAATTTTATTTCTTGCATAGTAACAATAGGTTTATCAGTGCTATTTTAAGACACAGAAAACCACGAAAAGCACGGATTGCTCCTCATTACCATCACGCTTTCTATCTATGGTATTTATTAGGAAAAACATTGTGAACGCATACTGAACCACACAGTTTGCCATGATTTGATTTTGAACAACCCACGttgatatattaataatagtaaaggCTCTGGTATATTGTCACAATTGTAAAGACCCAAAAGCCTACAAAACTTTCCTTGCAACATATTAACTTCAAGCTGTGAGTACAGTGGTTTAAAATTAACTTCATCCACATAGTTTCATGTCTATGGGTTACTTATGTGTTCTGAGAATTCATCCGTTAACTTTGTAGTCTTAATGAATATAATCATGACGGGCAATATGTCGAATGGTTTCACTTAACGAGGTTTTCAAGTCAAATACAACGAGTCTGTTTAgtgttaatttattcaaataacaAGTTAATACCAAACATTACAAttgatacaaaataaatattgttaatggAGTACCATACAATTGTATAATaatctgtaaatgcatttatgcaccGTTTTAAAATCGATGAGCTCTGTGCAGATTAAACCGTTGACCAGACGCTGCTTTTATGTTTAGTCTATGTATAATATCAGTTAAAACACTATGTCTAATATCATTCGTTCTTCACAACATTAAAACGTAAAATGTATGGCATTGTACCAATCAAGAATAATCCATTAGATAAATACTGAAAGTCCATAAGAACAATATAGCTTTATGCTTAGAACAAACATGTGAAACATGTTACGACACATTTCTGTCTGGACGGTTTTACTAAATGGGGAAATGTTAATATGGCCCGTGAATATTGCTGCGACAAATGAGAGTGCAATCCAAATTCATAAATGAAGAACTGCCTTTATATATCAGTAATATCCTTTAACACTTGTTTGACGGCTCATTGATCATCTTAAAAACAAAGGATCGGCTCATCTAATGTTTCTTAAGTGCCCCATATAGATATAGATGCAAGTCTCTCTTCAATAGCATCTCCTGTTATTCACATTTGCTTTACTAGACTGATTATGGCAAAAACAGTAACAGTAAAATCCATAGGACATATTCTACATCAGCCACTGTAGTCTCTGGTACAGTTAGTTTCCTATTTGAATCAACAGACAGACATAACGGTTGAAATCATACAATTCTGaatatgaaattataatgacagccaaaaaggaaaaaaaattgatttagcCACATAAAAGCAGGGCATGCTTTCTGATTCAGAGCACTATGATTGTCCATTGACCAAAACACAGCTACAGTATTTAAGCACAAAGACAGGGAACTACTTTACTCTTGGAAACCGAACTAAAAAGAGATCTGAATGTGCCCTTTTAGATGGACTTCTGGGAAggttaaaatgaccaaaaacatttactttttgtcTCAGGCAAGGAGCATAGCTTTAAGTTTACagcaaaagagaaaacaaaatcgGTCGAATGATTAAAAAACCCTTCTAAATGTACTATATGTACTCAAAATCCAAAGCTGTTATTGCTACAGCATAAAGCAATTTTTAAATGgtcaacttaaaaacaaaaaagaaaacactaaaCAAGGGAgaatattttagacattttcttttttatgtcataaattaagtgctttcttttcatctataaaaacagcaaatacaGGATTTCGTAGcttctttcatattttaaatagtcaTTTCAGCATTGAAAATTGTGATGGTACGGCAAAAAGTCACTCTGCATGCAGCATTACGGAAaccaacagaaataaaaacaaacagaaagagtATGTTCGGTGCTATTCTAAGACCGTACACAATTTGAGTGCCGCTGGCTTCATCACAACAGCAAGTCAgtcatttcagtcattttgcaCCTAGCACCAATACATCAAAGTCCAAAAAGTTCTTCTTTTGCCCTCTAGAAGACACACCGTAGCCCTACTGGACCTGAAACACGTTGATCTTGCTAGTGTTTTTCAGAGTCTGTCGACGGTTACAAAACCAGACCCGAACCACCTCTCGGTCGTAATTCAGCTCCTTGGCGATTTCTGTAATCTCTTGGCCGGTGGGAAGGGAGTTTTTCTCAAAGTAAGTGTTGAGGACCTCAATGGCCTGCGGTGTGAAGCTGGTTCTCCGCTTGCGCTTCTTGGAGGGCTCTCCACCCACAAACTCCATCAAGTTCTGCTGACCTTTCTGATTCCAGAGCTCAGCCTCTGCCAGCCAGCGCTCCAGCACGGGTTTCAGCTTCTGGGCACTTTTAGGAGTGATGTCAAGCTTCTCAAATCTTGAAACAAGAGGCACACAAGATAATGGAGTTTAATGTGAGACATTAAATGGATATGGATggttaatatatttacatatatgtctttttttttaaagcagacgcttggttctttattttgatacataatatgttcatatatgaatatcagtaaatattaaaatgtatataaaaatgtaaaaaagtattaaaatataaaatttaaattgaatatatatatacatatatatatatacatatatatatatatatatatatatatatatatatatatatatatatatatatatatatatatatatatatatatatatatatatatatatatacatatatatatatatatatatatatatatatatatatatatatatatatatatatatatatatatatatatatatatatatatatatatatatatatatatatatatatatatatatatatatatatatatatatatatatatatatatatatatatatatatatatatatacacacacacacacacaaacatattccggtatttttatgctttatagAGTCAAAACCCTACATACAGCAATACAGCAACCTTTAAGTCTCAAGAAAATGATTTTACTAACTATAGGCAGTACCTATATGTGTACCTATATGTTCATTATATATGtctaaatgtatgtttaaataaatgtcatgaaACCAAGTTATGACAGACTGTGTACAATTAGATTTAAAACTGCAATTTAcatgtttacataatttttgctgttttatgtgTTACTAAAGaaattgcaatttaatataatagtttGGACTCTATTATTAATTGTATGCCAAGTGTGCAAGTGATAGCGTTCCCTTCATTTaactatattcatatttaaagacaatatattttaattatatttttgttgactgttcagaaatgtttattcCCCCATCTCACACTACTAAAAAAAGTACAGGACCGTGACTTCAAAACCACAATATGCACTTAACCATCAATTCTTGCTTACCATTACACCCctaataaataagctttgtaTGAACTACGCTTCATAACAAAAATGCTGGATACAGAGAAGAGCTTTGTGTGTCACCggttacttttttctttctttaatggCAGAATTTACACAACCTGAATAGAGTAGGagtggaaagaaagaaaaagacagaaaagagaaTAACCTGCAGATGGCTGACTGACTGTAGGCGGGACCCTCTGTAGCGGTGAGAGCCTGACCCACTTGAGTCTGTGTCAGCCCCAGAGAGAGTCGTCGAATCTTAAAATTCTTGGCAAACTCTCGGATCTCCTCCAGATTAATGGCCTCTTCTTCATTCACAGCAGACTGTGGctctaatgaaaacaaaaattgaaTTAGGACTTCTGGATCCTCTCCAGATCATAAACAACGCCAGTAATTTACCCACGAGTCTCTGAAACATCAATCTCCAAAAATGAAATCTGATCTAAACACACCTTACAAAAGTTGCTCTTATTCAATTACATGACTGAAGAAGGTTGTAAATGCAATCCTgcatgcattgcataaacagCGAAGTACCGGAAAAACGTAAACCTACTGCTGACGAGCTGCCCCACGGTAGGCATGTCTCCACAGGCGATGGATGAGGTGAGGGACGTGACTGATTTAACCACTTGCGGCTGGGGAGCAATAATGACTTTAGATGGAGCCACTTTCCCAATAGGACCCTAGAGAACAAATCGCAATCAGTCACCAAATATGACaatcattttacaaatatttcatattctGTGAGAGGCGTTAAAAGCTTGTTCAGTTTTATTACACAGCTTGTTGTATGTATCATGTCAGTTCAGAAATGAAACATCCGCCGAGTGGCATTAAAAGGTTAAGTGGGAAAATAAGTCTTTATTGATCAATAATATGGCACTGTAATCATAATAACAGTAGCTGGTATTTAATGCTACTAGTGTTCATTCCTGCTAGAAAATGGGGTTAATGATAAGTTAATAAGTGCACCATTAGGGGTTTTGAAAGGTTTATGTGGTTTtgagagtcccaaacaacaggttgacatgcatgcaaagtcaaaaaacacaatatacatttattttgaccttatttgCTCGACGATTGATTTTTCCAAACCCCATCAGTAATGGGacagtttaatttaaagcagcttGTGATCTTTTAATCGCTTTTAAGaaagaatttgcattttcattcaaatcaaagcaaaatgTATGCTAGTTTCAACGTTGACATCCACGTGAAACAACTTGGGACTCATTTCAATGACTCTTttgagacaataactttataaatgGTGCACTTTTagactttgcaggatgttttttaTTCCCTTAGAGCTGTGTTAAAAATCCATATtacaatgaatacatttttggaaacaACGATCCTACGTTTGGCATTTTAAATGGATGATAATGCATTGCTAGATGAATGCCAAGCAGTTGCTTGAGTCTTCTTAGGTGTTATGCATACAAAACAATATGTATTTATCCTTAAAATGGTGCAAAAATGGTGCACAGACAGGGGaaaatgtttattgtgtgtCTGCAGACTAATGAAGCGCCACAGTGGGCGGCAATTCGGTACCGGCGTGCTGGTCTTGGTGAGTGTCAGGGGTACAGTGGCTTTGGGAAGGACGGAGGCGGCGGACGGGGCAGCAGCTGTTGGACCGTTTCCTATCGTAGCAATGATTTGCCCCTGGGAGTTGAGGAGCAGCTGTGGGGACACGGTCTGAACCTGCAGGCCTTGAGCAGGTAACGCAGAGGCTGCGGCAGCTCCGGCCAGTGATGCTGGGTTGACCAGCAGGGGAAGTGTTCCAATTACCTGAAACATAAGTATGAAAATAATAAGACCGATATGTAAAAACAGTGTGAGAAGTGTTTCTCTTAGGAACAATGTGCCTATTACGAatagattcatttaaatgtaataccaACCTGGCCCTGTGCATTGGTAATGAGTTGACCTGTGAGTCCTGCCACATTAGACATGGCACTGGTGAAGATGGGAGTTGTAGTGAGAGAGCTGATGAACTGAGGCTGAGCTCCCAGAGAAGCTGCACTAATCTGAAGGGGGAAAGAACACTCCTGATTAGATCAGACTGAATTCATTATGTAATTATCCTTAGTAATTTATAACAAGATGCATTTCCTGAAAGAAATTGCCATTACTTGTAAAGCAGCAAGAGAGCGTTTTAGATCagctttaagatttaaaaatatttccataGAAATTTTATCTAGCGTGCATATGATTAAGGAAATATTCATCCttccttgtttctttctttcttcctcttcttatatttaatctaaaaactataaaatactaaaaatgaacagcgaataaaattattattattattgcctaaaaataaagtcagaaatGTAAACTTAAGCCCTGGAATACTAACGGGCAGACTTAGCTTAGGCCGGCCATTATAATAGCATTGTTAGAATGCACTGAAGACGTGCAGGGAAGGATTTGTGCTGAAAAGGCATGGACAGTTATTTTTGCACCTGACcttattaaatatacatctgTAGGATTTCCACTTCTAGACGCAAAATTAATGGGAGAagagtattaaaataaataacaattaaaaaactaaCATTTGCACTCATCAAATTACTGGTATTTGCGTAATTATTTATGGCCCCCAAAAAAGCATGGCTTAAAGCATGTGGTAATTTGAACCGCTCTGGTCTAAAATAgtcaaataaatagtaaaaatttccAAAAAGTAAAAACCTTTACCATTTCTTTTACTGAACTGATgacataaaagcaaaaaaattaaaaaatcaccTCTTGAAGATCCAATACTAGccaataaattttttaaattgattagtaccccattttgtttcaatatattgCACATTCCCATTTCAAAATCCAATTTTCCACATATATGATACAACTGAACCCAATTATGTTTCTATCCAAATCTACTCACGATTGCAGGGTTGATGGACAGGCCTGCGGTCTGAAGTGTTGCGACCGAGGCACTGGGCTCTGACACCTTCTGAGCCAAAGACGCAGTGGTGGCTGGCGTGGCCTGTGTTGTCTGCACAGACTGCAGAGCAGACACCTGTGGCTGCAGGACCGCCTGCGCAGGTGACTGCAGTTGCGCCTGGACAGAGTTCAACACAGTAGCGGCtggaaaagaaaatcaaactGTTGTAACAGTCAAAAAGAAATAGATTTTCCGCTCAGTAAAACACCTTGTACCgctaaaatgttcattattCTGAACTGCTGACTGGCCTGAACGAGTCACCAtttcatataaacataaaatgctgctcttaatgcatgcattttaaactgaATTGCATGgtaacataattaataaaaaagatgtGCAAAATATGCATGACCACCATACCTTGCAGTCCTGCAAACGGCAGCTTCAGCAGTCCTCCGGCAGGGCTGGCTGCAGCGAGACCAGGGAGGGTGGCCACAGTGGCGGTGGGTAAGGTGAGCACTGCCAGACCCCCCTGACCCCCAACAGACCCGGCCATACTAAGAGGAATGAGCAGGGGTTGACCCAGAGACCCCTGCTGGGCGAGCATGCCAGTCATCAGAGAGGCCAAGCCATCCTGAGTCAGGACCTGGCAGGGTTATGGCATAAAGACTGTATTATTCTGAGAAAGGTTTTTCAAAGGCTTTGACTTTTATAGGTATTTTCTGACATTCTGCACCAGTGCTGCTATAGTCACTTAACACTGTTATAAATCAGTTTTCTTAgtgcaaaaactgaaatgacattaaacaaacattagatgaaaaacaaaatggaaactgaaaacaaactttaattttaaacaagGCATCACACACATAGCCAACTTCAGATATGGTTACAAAAGATGCTGGTGCTAAAAGCCTAAAGTCTTTCAGACTGTAATTAAAGCAAACAATCTGAGCAAATGTCACAAAATGTATTCTAGCATAGCATCATAGCATAAATGTATTCTAGCATAGCATCAtagcataacattttttaatgcattttttcatattcGTCTTTCTTTGCTATTGATGTGAAAATATTATCCTTTTTTTATGATGGACAAACATTTCAgaggcagtgtgtaaatgtgattgAATCAATGTaacaacacaaatacacaacaaCGGCAAAAAATACTTGAACTTTaccaaataatatattaaaaaaattaataaaaaacccAATCACAATATAAACGAAAAAAAaggctaattcaaaatattaacaaatactaTAATGacgtataaataataataataataatacagaacCAGGTATCCCTCAGTAGAGCTGCATGATTCTGGATAAATTAAGAATGATAAATCAAACAGAGATCATGATTCTAAGAAAACTAAGAAAAATAACATGTACTTTACCAGAGGTtgtgacaaaatattaattgcattgttctattcaaaaatgtttaattaatttgaataatgataaaaaatgaattattcaaatcACATATAAACAGTCACTAAGTCACAAactagttaaaaaaattatgttatttatattgtaatcaACAAGTGTTATTTGAAGTGAAAATTGCTGgtgatttgctttattttaatcactACCAAAGAGATCATTAGCTATTTcaatttagttattatttattataaattaagatGTCTGCACTACATAATGCTTAATGGATCACTTACAAAATTTCATGATACAAACATTCTTGAGTTCGAACATTCAGACATGAAGACCAGAGTCCGAGGTTATCAAGAGCTTGCAGCAAAAATGACAGTTAAAGTGGTccctaatattaatattttaaattggagATCACCTGTGGGCAGGCCTGGACAGTGATGGGCAGGCTGGTCTGTGGCTGGGCCGGAGACACGCTAATGGCGGCTTTTGAGACCAGGGTTTGCACTGCAGGCGCCGAGACCTCCACAGACACTACATGCAAAGAGAGGCAGATTTGCTGAAACTATGAAAAATTTTGCCCTTATTTCCATGCACAGGAAACATAATCAAAGGTGGCGTCTATTTCAAGCcatgcatttattacaattatgaCAATAAATGCCTCTTTGATGGTGGTGGCTTTGAATACTTGGTTGCTATGATACCAAACTAATGTGGCTATTTATATCAGTCAATTTGATTAGTCTCACCAGCTGTGGTAGTGCTTGTGGTTACTGGACTGTCCAATGGAGTCTCCTCAGCTACATCCAGGGTCTGAACAGCAGCTTCCTCGCCCCCTGAGTCCACCTTCCCATCAACCCCCGAAGATGACAAGGCTGTatccacctccacctccagcACACGGATGGTCTCCTGTCCTGACATGACAATGACCTGGAAGAAGAGGTGTAAGGAACTGGTTATAAACGCTCTCCTGTTCAGGGTAATGAGGGGCAGTGTTGACAAGATGAAAATGGGCCATGGTCGGCATGGAGTTTACACCTGTGTGAATATTCTGATCTCtcagacattttattaaattattggtAACATCTGCTGAGCAAAAGAGCAAGAAACCTTTGCGACTAGAGCGAggtgatatattaaatatatgcgaTGAATTTATTGTGCCTTTTATTTGGCAGTTAAAGAGGCACACAGCAATTTTTCccaaattaaaatagtttttaagaagtaaagaaatgaaaaatacttttcaaaacaatttaTGCTAATAGTAATTTAAAGTCCAATGCACCCACATGATATAAAAACTCCAGTCATATCAGTAGCctaataaaagcagttttatcTGACATGGAACAGGCTGCTTATTGGGGCTGCCatgttgagatcacatgaccattCACTTAACCATCCTGCTAATGAACAATTGTTCATGGAACAAAAAGCCATGGCTGAGTGTAAAAAGAACATCTATAATTGTTAACAGctataattcaaaacatttgcatgaTGCTACATTCACACCACTAAGTGTGACTATTAGTCCAAAACGAGACGAAATTTCGAAAAATGttatttcgaaaaaaaaaaaaaaattgagcaaatgctttcatttttctAGCCCACTTGTAGCTCAAtggatattttaattcaaatgactACACAGAGAAacatccatgcatttttttacgCATTACAatgttttggtaaaaaaaacaaaaatggattatgcattatttactgaattttttgcaatatcgccca includes these proteins:
- the pou6f1 gene encoding POU domain, class 6, transcription factor 1 isoform X2, which translates into the protein MDTEDLPANNAPLTVNEQVIVMSGQETIRVLEVEVDTALSSSGVDGKVDSGGEEAAVQTLDVAEETPLDSPVTTSTTTAVSVEVSAPAVQTLVSKAAISVSPAQPQTSLPITVQACPQVLTQDGLASLMTGMLAQQGSLGQPLLIPLSMAGSVGGQGGLAVLTLPTATVATLPGLAAASPAGGLLKLPFAGLQAATVLNSVQAQLQSPAQAVLQPQVSALQSVQTTQATPATTASLAQKVSEPSASVATLQTAGLSINPAIISAASLGAQPQFISSLTTTPIFTSAMSNVAGLTGQLITNAQGQVIGTLPLLVNPASLAGAAAASALPAQGLQVQTVSPQLLLNSQGQIIATIGNGPTAAAPSAASVLPKATVPLTLTKTSTPGPIGKVAPSKVIIAPQPQVVKSVTSLTSSIACGDMPTVGQLVSKPQSAVNEEEAINLEEIREFAKNFKIRRLSLGLTQTQVGQALTATEGPAYSQSAICRFEKLDITPKSAQKLKPVLERWLAEAELWNQKGQQNLMEFVGGEPSKKRKRRTSFTPQAIEVLNTYFEKNSLPTGQEITEIAKELNYDREVVRVWFCNRRQTLKNTSKINVFQVQ
- the pou6f1 gene encoding POU domain, class 6, transcription factor 1 isoform X3 — translated: MSGQETIRVLEVEVDTALSSSGVDGKVDSGGEEAAVQTLDVAEETPLDSPVTTSTTTAVSVEVSAPAVQTLVSKAAISVSPAQPQTSLPITVQACPQVLTQDGLASLMTGMLAQQGSLGQPLLIPLSMAGSVGGQGGLAVLTLPTATVATLPGLAAASPAGGLLKLPFAGLQAATVLNSVQAQLQSPAQAVLQPQVSALQSVQTTQATPATTASLAQKVSEPSASVATLQTAGLSINPAIISAASLGAQPQFISSLTTTPIFTSAMSNVAGLTGQLITNAQGQVIGTLPLLVNPASLAGAAAASALPAQGLQVQTVSPQLLLNSQGQIIATIGNGPTAAAPSAASVLPKATVPLTLTKTSTPGPIGKVAPSKVIIAPQPQVVKSVTSLTSSIACGDMPTVGQLVSKPQSAVNEEEAINLEEIREFAKNFKIRRLSLGLTQTQVGQALTATEGPAYSQSAICRFEKLDITPKSAQKLKPVLERWLAEAELWNQKGQQNLMEFVGGEPSKKRKRRTSFTPQAIEVLNTYFEKNSLPTGQEITEIAKELNYDREVVRVWFCNRRQTLKNTSKINVFQVQ
- the pou6f1 gene encoding POU domain, class 6, transcription factor 1 isoform X1 translates to MDTEDLPANNAPLTVNEQLLGSCTLKFPAQDDQVIVMSGQETIRVLEVEVDTALSSSGVDGKVDSGGEEAAVQTLDVAEETPLDSPVTTSTTTAVSVEVSAPAVQTLVSKAAISVSPAQPQTSLPITVQACPQVLTQDGLASLMTGMLAQQGSLGQPLLIPLSMAGSVGGQGGLAVLTLPTATVATLPGLAAASPAGGLLKLPFAGLQAATVLNSVQAQLQSPAQAVLQPQVSALQSVQTTQATPATTASLAQKVSEPSASVATLQTAGLSINPAIISAASLGAQPQFISSLTTTPIFTSAMSNVAGLTGQLITNAQGQVIGTLPLLVNPASLAGAAAASALPAQGLQVQTVSPQLLLNSQGQIIATIGNGPTAAAPSAASVLPKATVPLTLTKTSTPGPIGKVAPSKVIIAPQPQVVKSVTSLTSSIACGDMPTVGQLVSKPQSAVNEEEAINLEEIREFAKNFKIRRLSLGLTQTQVGQALTATEGPAYSQSAICRFEKLDITPKSAQKLKPVLERWLAEAELWNQKGQQNLMEFVGGEPSKKRKRRTSFTPQAIEVLNTYFEKNSLPTGQEITEIAKELNYDREVVRVWFCNRRQTLKNTSKINVFQVQ